A window of Clostridium novyi genomic DNA:
AAAGTGAATGTATATTATTATTTACTCCAGGAGATGTTCATATTCAAAAGTACTTAATAGAAGTTAGCGTAGAAAATCCTGAAAGAAAACAAAAACAATATGAAAAACTTCAAGAAATTATAGATTTGGTTTATAGTAATGATTGTTATAGAAAGTATATATTAAATTATTTTGGAGAAGAATTTAATGAAAACTGTAATAATTGTAGTAATTGTTTAAATGAAGGAGAAATAATAGATAAAACAATAGATGCACAGAAGGTATTATCCTGTATATATAAGATGAAAAGAAATTTTGGAATAACAATGGTTGTAGATGTACTTAGAGGCTCTAAGAATAAGAAAGTTTTAAATTTAGGATTTAATACTTTATCTACATATGGATTGATGAAAGAATATTCTCAAGATAAATTAAAAAATTTTATAAATACTTTGGTTTCACATGGGTATATAGGATTAATAGGAGGTACATATCCAGTTTTAAATTTAAATAATAAGTCTATTAAAGTTTTAAAGGGAGAAGAAAGGGTTAAATTTAAAGTATTTAAAGCAAAACATAAGGATAGTCATATAAACAAGTTATTTAATATATTAAAAAAATTAAGATATGAACTTGCAAGTAATGAAGGGGTTCCACCGTATGTAATATTTGGAGATGGTACTTTAAGAGAAATGAGTTTAACTTATCCTATTAATAAGGAAAAAATGTTAAAAGTATCAGGTGTTGGTGAAGTTAAATATGAGAAATATGGTGAGAAATTTGTAGATGTTATCTTAGAATATGTTAATGAAAATAATATAAATGTAAATAATGTATATTATATACAGGAACAAAATGATAATAAAGATGTTCCTTTAGAAGTAACTACTGATGAGATTTTATTACAAGATTTATTAAAATTAAGAAATGACTTTGCAGTAATTGAAAATGTTCTTCCTCAAATGATATTATCTAAAAATACACTAAAAGAAATAAGTGGAAGGTATCCTTTGAAGGAAGAAAATTTAAAAGATGTTTCAGGCATAGGACCTAAAAAGATTGAAAAGTATGGAAAAGAAATATTAGACGTAGTAGACAAATATGTAAGTATTAATAACATTAATGTAAAATGGATAGATAAAAAAAGAAGGAAAGTTATAATAGATGGGGAGAGCAGAGAAAATAATGAGATAGCCATGGATATGTTAAATGAAGGTAGAAAATTAAAGGATATTTCAACAGAACTTGAGGTGGGGATTTCTACTATACTAGGATACATTACCGATTATATAAAACAAGAGGGAAAGATTAAATTTAATTTATCATTAGATGAACTATATACAAAGGAAGATGAAGAACGTATTATTAATATATGTAAAAAAATAGGATATGAAAAAGTCAGTAAAATAAAAAAGCAACTTCCAGCAGAAATTAAATATGAATCTATAAGAGCGGTAATATTAAAAAATTATTATTCGGTATCTTAATTATAGAATTTATTAAAAATATAGATTTATTTTGAATAGATAAGTCTATATTTTTATTTTTCATAAAAAATAAAAGAAAATTATCTTTAAATAGACTTTGACTTTCTTTGACCTTTGCATTATTATATAAACATAAACAAATAATAAAATTAATTGAATTTAAAATGAAAGTAAATTTTCAAGAGGTGAAAAATATGAACGTAGATAAAATGAC
This region includes:
- the recQ gene encoding DNA helicase RecQ yields the protein MKKASVDILEKYYGYKSFRKGQEVVIESILNGKDVLAIMPTGGGKSICYQIPALMMNGMTIVISPLISLMKDQVDSIKTMGISCAYVNSSLNLYEFNEVIEGIKNNKYKIIYVAPERLESLEFYDAIKDIQVSQIAIDEAHCVSQWGHDFRVSYKNIPKFISKFTNRPRITAFTATASKEVREDIIRLLKLRNPKIFITGFDRENLNISIIKSGSKKEYLLNYIENNKEQSGIIYASTRKEVDNIYEILKNKGYSVGRYHAGLSDNERENNQEEFIHDRLDIMIATNAFGMGIDKPNIRYVVHYSIPKSIEAYYQEIGRAGRDGEKSECILLFTPGDVHIQKYLIEVSVENPERKQKQYEKLQEIIDLVYSNDCYRKYILNYFGEEFNENCNNCSNCLNEGEIIDKTIDAQKVLSCIYKMKRNFGITMVVDVLRGSKNKKVLNLGFNTLSTYGLMKEYSQDKLKNFINTLVSHGYIGLIGGTYPVLNLNNKSIKVLKGEERVKFKVFKAKHKDSHINKLFNILKKLRYELASNEGVPPYVIFGDGTLREMSLTYPINKEKMLKVSGVGEVKYEKYGEKFVDVILEYVNENNINVNNVYYIQEQNDNKDVPLEVTTDEILLQDLLKLRNDFAVIENVLPQMILSKNTLKEISGRYPLKEENLKDVSGIGPKKIEKYGKEILDVVDKYVSINNINVKWIDKKRRKVIIDGESRENNEIAMDMLNEGRKLKDISTELEVGISTILGYITDYIKQEGKIKFNLSLDELYTKEDEERIINICKKIGYEKVSKIKKQLPAEIKYESIRAVILKNYYSVS